CCACGGACGACCGGTCCACCTTCGACCGGCTCGCCCCGCAGATCCGGGCGTTCAAGGTCGGCCACGGCACGCCGCGCTCGCGGGGCGACCGCGACGAACTGTTCGGCGGGTTCGGCGCGTCCTGGCGCGGCGCGTTCGTCGGCGGCGAGCTGCTGGTGCGCGCCGTGACCCAGGGCCCGGCGGGGGAGCGGCTGCCCGGGAACTTCCCCGAGTACCAGCTCATGCCGTGACCGGCGGCCGAGGGCGGCGTCCGCGCGAGGGCGCCGTCCTCGGGACAGCGTGTGCAGACGTCGACGTACGAATGAGGTGGCGATCATGACGAGGGCTCTTGAGGGTGTGCGGGTGCTGGATATGACGCATGTGCAGTCGGGTCCGTCGGCGACGCAGTTGCTGGCGTGGCTGGGTGCGGATGTGGTGAAGGTGGAGGCTCCGGGCGGGGACATCACGCGGCGGCAGTTGCGGGATGTGCCGGGTGTGGACTCGCTGTATTTCACGATGCTCAACTGCAACAAGCGCAGTGTCACGCTGAACCTGAAGTCCGAGCGGGGCAGGGAACTGCTGACCGGGCTGATCCGGCGTTCGGATGTGATGGTGGAGAACTTCGGGCCCGGTGCGGTGGAACGGATGGGGTTCACCTGGGACCGGATCCGGGAGATCAACCCGCGGATCGTGTTCGCCTCCATCAAAGGCTTCGGCGAAGGCCCCTACACCGGCTTCAAAGCCTATGAGGTGGTGGCCCAGGCGATGGGCGGGTCGATGGCGACCACCGGGTTCGCGGACGGGCCGCCGATGGCCACCGGCGCGCAGATCGGCGACTCCGGCACCGGCATCCACGCCGTCGCGGGGATCCTGGCGGCCCTGTTCCAGCGCGAGCACACCGGACGCGGACAGCGGGTGAACGTGGCCATGCAGCACGCCGTGCTCAACCTGTGCCGGGTCAAACTCCGCGACCAACAACGCCTGGAACACGGCCCGCTGCCCGAATACCCCGGCGACGACTTCTCTGATGACGTCCCGCGCTCCGGCAACGCGTCGGGAGGCGGCCAGCCCGGCTGGGCCGTCAAATGCGCGCCCGGCGGGCCCAACGACTACGTCTACGTCATCGTCCAGCCCGTCGGCTGGCCACCCCTGGCCCACCTGATCGGCCGCCCCGAACTGGCCGACGACCCGGAATGGGCCACCCCCGAAGCCCGCCTTCCCAAACTCGCCAAAATGTTCCAGCTCATCGAGGAATGGACCGCCACTCTGCCCAAATGGCAGGTCCTCCACCAGCTGAACACACACGACATCCCCTGCGGACCGATCCTGTCCACCAAAGAAATCATCGAGGACCCCTCGCTGGCCGCCAACGAGATCGTCGTGGAGGTCGACCACCCCCAACGCGGACGGTTCACCACCGTCGGCAACCCCCTCAAACTCTCCGACTCCCCCACCCACATCACCCCCTCCCCCCTCCTGGGCCAGCACACCGAGGAAATCCTCATCGGCGAACTCGGCATCGAGAAAGCGGAGTTGCCGCTCCTCAAGGCACAGGGCGTGATCTGACCGACGGCGGTCCACGCCCCTTCCACTCCGTCCCGGGCGAGCCGCGACCGCTCCCCGGGACGGTTTCCGTGAGTACCCGAACCGGAGTGAGGTAGCCCAGCATGTCGACCCACGCATCCCGTACCGCCCCGCCCGTCGGCGACTCCGTCATCGACCGGCTCGTGGAGTCCAACCGCGCCTACGCCGCAGGGTTCGTGGACCCGGGCATGGACGCCCGTCCGGTCCTGCGCGTGGCCGTCGTGGCCTGCATGGACGCCCGTATCGATCTGCACGCCGCGCTCGGCCTGCAACTCGGCGACTGCCACACCGTCCGCAACGCCGGCGGTGTGGTCACCGACGACACCATCCGCTCCCTGACGATCAGTCAGCGAGCCCTGGGTACCCGCAGTGTCGTCCTCATCCACCACACCGGCTGCGGTCTGCAGACGCTGACCGAGGAGTTCCGGCACGAGCTGGAGATGGAGGTGGGGCAGCGGCCGGCGTGGGCGGTGGAGGCCTTCCGGGACGTCGACCAGGACGTACGGCAGTCCATACGGCGAGTACGCACCTCCCCGTTCCTGCCGCACACCGACGACGTGCGCGGTTTCGTCTTCGACGTGACGTCGGGACTGCTGCGGGAGATAGACGCGGAGGCCTGAACCGGTCCAGGGGCCGTGGGAGTATCCCGGCATGCGCCTGACAGCTGACGGGGCCACGCCGATCCCGCGTTCGGTATGGGCGGAGGATCTCGAGACCGACGACGGCCACGCCTTCGAACTTGTGCGCCCGCTCTTCCTGACCGCGGGTGATCGCATCGGGTTCGAGGGCGGCGTCCTCGTCGTCGTGCGGCCCGGCGGAGCTCGGCTGACGGCGGAGGGCAGTTGGTCCACTCGGTGCGGCCCGGGAGGCGGAAGCCGCCGGTAGGCGCTCGGCGGGAGTACGGTCCCGGTCCGCCCACGCGGTCCGCCCACGCGGTCCTCCCGGCTCGCCCCTGTTCTCGAAGCCGGGCCGGCCTCGACCCGCGCCCCGTCGTCACGCGCCCCGGCCGGCCATCGCGGCGATCTGCTCGCAGTAGAAGTCGGTCGTGTTCGCGGTGTGCCGGCGCATGAGCTCCTCGGCGCCCTCGGGGTCGCGGTCGGCGATGGCCTCGATGATCAGAGCGTGCTCGCTCCAGGCGTCCGTGCCGCGGGGCTTGGCGATGGGCATGTAGTACCAGCGCACACGCCGGTCCACCTGGGGGATGAGCTCGGCGAGGACCGCGTTGCGCGAGAGGTGGGTGATGTGGGCGTGGAGGGCGGCGTTCGCCTCCACGATGGCCCGGGCGTCACCGGCCGCGAGCGCGGTGAGGCCGGTCCGCTGCAGTTCCCGCAGCCGGGCGACGTCGGCGGGAGTGGCGTGCTGGGCGGCCCCGCGCGCGGAGTGGGTCTCCAGGACGGCCCGCACGCTGAGGAGTTGGGCGCACTCCTCGGCGGTGGGGCAGTGCACGAAGGCGCCCTGGGCGGGGCGCAGGTCGACCCAGCCGGCGGTGTGGAGCCGTTGGAGAGCTTCGCGGATGGGCTGGCGGCTGACGCCGAGGTGTTCGGCGAGGTCGGCCTCGACGAGGTGCTGGCCGGGCTTGAGCGAACCGTTGATGATCAGCTCGGTCAGGGCGTCGTAGACCGCCTGGCGCAGTGGGGCGGGCCGCGCGATCGGGCCGCGGGCTGCCACGGTGGGTGTGTCGGGCATGGACCCTCTCCCTCGTTCGACTGCGGTCGGCAAACATCGACTACGGGATACTGAGTTTAGTATGCAATAGACATTCCCGTGCGGCCTGCGTCGCGGACTCCCGGAAATTGCCTCGGCGCACCTCTGGTGCCGATCGAGCAAGGGATGCAAAATACTGTATGCAATCCTCGTCGCCGCCTGACAGCGGACCGGACAACGCTCCCGAGGGGGTCACTCCGTGTCGTACCGCACCACGCTCGCTGAAGTCCTCACCCGTGCCGTCGCGCCCTGCGCCGAACTGACCGGTGCGGAAGGCAGGTTCCCCCGGGGCGCCGTGACGGCCCTCGGGGCCACCGGGCTACTGGGACTCACCGTCGCCACCGAGTTCGGCGGCGCCGGCCTCGGGCTGCCGGAAGCCGCCGAGGTGGTGGCGCGGACCGCGCGCGTCTGCCCCGCCACGTCGACCGTGCTCCAGGCCCACTACGCCGCGGTCGCCGTCATCGAGCCGTACGGCAGTGACTGGGTACGCGGAGAGATCGCCGCCGGACGCCATCTCGCCAGCCTCGCCCTCGCAGAGGACGGCACGGGCGGGTGCGGGGAGGAGGCCCAACTCCTCACGCCACGCTGCACCGCAGTCCGTTCCGGTGGCGTGGTCGCGCTGCGTGCGCGCAAACGCCAGGTGGTCGCGGCCGGGGAGGCCGACAGCTACCTCTGGTCCTCCCGCCCGCTCGGCGCGCGGGACGGTCTGAGTCTCTGGGGGGTTCCGGCGCACGCCCCGGACCTGTTCGTCCCGGCCCGGCCGGACAGCGTGGCGCCGTCCGGCAGCGCGACCTCCACCGTGCTCGCCGATCCGGTGCTGGTGCCCGCCGACGCGATGCTCGGCGAGGACGGCGGCGGGCTCGACATCGTGCTGCGTACGGTCCTGCCCTGGCTGCTGGAGCTGCGGGCCGCCGCCGGCGCGGAGGGGCCGCGTCTCGTGGCCGCCGACGTGGTGCGCCGGCCCGTGGAATCCCTCGCCCCGTCCTGAACTCCCACCCGGGGAAGGCCCCTTCAGGGGCGGCCCGTGCGGTCAGGCCTGGTTCGAGCCGGACGCGATCTGCTTGCGGTAGAAGTCGCTCGTGCGCTCGGTGTGCTTGCGCATCACCTCGCCCGCGCGATCCGCGTCGCCCTTGGCGATGGCCTTGATGAGCTGGGTGTGCTCGTTCCAGGCCTCCTTGCCGCGCGGCTTGGCGATGGGGGTGTAGTACCAGCGCACCTTCTGGCCCACCTGCGCGAGCAGTTCGGCCAGGACGTCGTTGGCGGCCATGGAGGTGACGAAGGCGTGCAGGGAGGTGTTGGCCGCGACGAGGCGTTCGACGTCGCCCTCGGCGAGCGCGTCCACGCCTTCCTGCTGGAGCTCACCGAGACGTTCGATGTCCTCGGCTCGGGCGTTCTGTGCGGCGAGTTGGGCCGAGTAGGTCTCCAGGACCGAGCGGACGCCGAGGAGTTGGGCGGCCTCCTCCTCGGTGGGGGAGTGCACGAAGGCGCCCTGGGCGGGGCGCAGGTCGACCCAGCCGGCCGTCTGCAGTCGCTGGAGGGCCTCGCGGACCGGCTGGCGGCTGACGCCGAGGTGTTCGGCGAGCTCGGCCTCGACCAGATGCTGGCCGGGCTTGAGGGAGCCGTTGATGATCAGCTCGGTCAGGGCGTCGTACACGGCCTGGCGCAGTGGTGCCGGGCGGGTGACGCGCCGGGACGCTGCGGCCGTGAGTGCCTCGCGCATGGTTGTCCCGTTCTGCCGCCGGGCCGACGGCTGTGCCAAGTGGTGGCCGCCGAGTGGGTTGCCGACGGCGGCTTCAGCATACAGGTTTTGGTATGCAACATGGTGTCTGCTGTTGGCGCCGGGCCGGGTCTCGACCGAGGCTCTTTACGACTGTCGTCTGTATACAGAAGCCTGTATGAGGTATTGTCTCAGTCTCCTGCAACCCTCGCCGGGGACCCGTGTGACGGAAGGCGAAGCGATCATGACGACCAGCGGGAGCGATGTGACGGTCGAGAGCGTGGTCCGGAGGGTGGTGGCCGATCACCGGGGTCAGCGCGGCGCGCTGCTGCCCGCACTGCACGCCGTACAGGCCGAGTTGGGCCATGTGCCGCAGGAAGCGGTCCCGGTACTCGCCGACGAGCTGAACCTCTCCAGGGCGGATGTCCACGGAGTGGTGACCTTCTACCACGACTTCCGCCGTGAGCCCGCGGGCCGCACCACGGTCCGCATCTGCCGCGCCGAGGCCTGCCAGGCACTGGGCGCCGACCGCCTGGTGAGTTACGCACGCGAGGCCGGACTCACCCTGGGCGAGACGACACCCGACGGCTCCGTGACCGTCGAGCAGGTCTTCTGCCTCGGCAACTGCGCGCTGGGACCGTCGGTGGAAGCGAACGGACGGCTGTACGGACGAGTGGGCCCGGCCCGGCTGGGCTCGATCCTCAACGGGACGGTCTGATCATGAACAACTCCTCCCCGGCCGACGCCTCGGTCGGCGCTACGGCCGGCAGCCCGGCGGACATCCCGGACGGCGCCCCCTCGCACTGCGCGACGACGGTCTACGTCCCCCGCGACTCGGCGGCCAGGTCCGTCGGCGCCGACGAGGTCGCCGCCGCCCTCCAACGTGCCGCCACACGCGGGGACTTCGCCGTCGACGTCGTACGCAATGGATCGCGCGGCATGCTCTGGCTGGAGCCGATGGTCGAGGTCGCGACGCCACGGGGCCGCGTCGGCTACGGCCCGGTGACCCCCGAGGACGTCGACGGACTCCTGGCCGCCGGCCTGCTCGACGGAGCGGACCATCCGCTGCGGCTCGGCCTTGTCGACGAACTGCCCTGGCTGGCCCGCCAGAACCGGGTGACCTTCGCCAGAGTCGGCGTCATCGACCCCCTCTCGCCCCGGGACTACGTCGAGCACGGCGGCCTCGCCGGACTGCGCGCCGCCCTCGCACTCGCCCCCGCGGACGTGGTCGCCGAGGTCACCGAGTCCGGACTGCGCGGGCGCGGCGGCGCCGGATTCCCGGCCGGTATCAAGTGGAAGACGGTGCTGGAGTGCGCCGACGAGCTGAAGTTCGTCTGCTGCAACGCCGACGAGGGCGACAGCGGGACCTTCGCCGATCGCATGGTCATGGAGGGCGACCCGTTCCTGCTCATCGAGGGCATGACCATCGCCGCGCACGCGGTCGGCGCGAGCGAGGGGTACCTCTACATCCGCTCCGAGTATCCGGACGCGATCGCCACGATGCGCGAGGCGATCGAACTCGCCCGTGGGCAAGGCTGGTTGGGCAAGGGCGTCCTCGGCTCCGCGCTCGACTTCGACCTGCACGTACGCGTCGGGGCGGGCGCGTACATCTGCGGCGAGGAGACCTCCATGCTGGAGAGCCTGGAGGGCAAGCGGGGCATGGTCCGCGCGAAGCCGCCGATCCCGGCGATCGAGGGCCTGTTCGGCAAGCCCACCGTGGTGAACAACGTGCTGACCCTCACCACCGTCCCCACGGTCCTCGCGAACGGCGCCAAGGCGTACCAGGACCTCGGCGTCGGCCGCTCCCGCGGCACCCAGGTCTTCCAGCTCGGCGGCAACATCGCCCGCGGCGGCATCGTGGAGACGGCCTTCGGGATCACCCTGCGCGAGCTGATCGAGGAGTACGGAGGCGGCACCCACACGGGCCGCCCGGTCCGTACCGTGCAGGTCGGCGGGCCGCTCGGGGCGTATCTGCCCGATTCGCTGTTCGATCTGCCGATGGACTACGAGGCGTTCGCCGAGGCCGGTGCGATGCTCGGGCACGGCGGGATCGTGGTCTTCGACGACACCGTCGACATGGCGGCCCAGGCCCGCTTCGCGATGGAGTTCTGCGCCGAGGAGTCCTGCGGCAAGTGCACTCCGTGCAGGGTCGGTTCGGTCCGCGGTGTCGAGGTGATCGACAAGATCGTCGCCGGCACGCACCGGGACGAGAACCTGGCCCTGCTGGAAGACCTCTGCGACCTGATGACCGACGGCTCGCTGTGTGCGATGGGCGGACTGACCCCGATGCCCGTGCGCAGCGCCCTCACCCACTTCTCCGACGACTTCCACGGCGGCCGCCGGCTCCTGGAGATCCAACCCGTGAACGCCACTGGCGTGAGGACGGAGGGCACGGCATGAGCCTTCTCAAGGAACCCGACTACGGAACCCCCGAACAACCCGGTCCGGCAACGGTGTCGGTGGAGATCGACGGTCTGCCGGTGAGCGTCCCCGAGGGCACCTCGGTGATGCGCGCGGCGGCACAGGCCGGTGTCGAGATACCCAAGTTGTGCGCCACCGACAGCCTGGAGGCGTTCGGCTCCTGCCGCCTGTGCGTGGTGGAGATCGACGGGCGGCGTGGCACACCGGCGTCCTGCACCACCCCGTGCTCCGACGGGATGAAGGTGACCACCCAGACACCGAAGGTGGAGAAGCTCCGCCAGGGCGTCATGGAGCTCTACATCTCCGACCATCCCCTGGACTGCCTGACCTGCCCCGCCAACGGCGACTGCGAACTCCAGGACATGGCGGGCGTGGTGGGCCTGCGGCAGGTCCGCTACGGCTACGAGGGCGAGAACCACCTCGACGCCGAGAAGGACACCTCCAACCCCTACTTCGACTTCGACCCCTCCAAGTGCATCGCCTGCTCCCGCTGCGTCCGCGCCTGCGGCGAGGTCCAGGGCACCTTCGCCCTCACCATCGAGGGCCGCGGTTTCGACTCCAAGGTCTCGGCGGGCGCCGGTGAGTCCTTCATGGACTCCGAGTGTGTTTCCTGCGGCGCCTGTGTCCAGGCATGCCCGACGTCCACGCTCCAGGAGCGCTCGGTCGTCGAACTCGGCATGCCGACCAGGTCGGTGGTGACCACGTGCGCGTACTGCGGTGTCGGCTGCTCCTTCAAGGCCGAGCTGCGCGGCGACGAACTCGTGCGCATGGTGCCGTACAAGGACGGCGGTGCGAACGAGGGGCACTCCTGCGTGAAGGGCCGCTTCGCCTTCGGCTACGCCACCCACCCCGACCGTCAACTCAAGCCCATGGTCCGCGAAAAAATCACCGACCCCTGGCGCGAGGTCGAGTGGGACGAGGCGATCGGCACCGTCGCCCGGCGGATGCGCGAGCTCCAGGACCGGTACGGCACGAGCTCCGTGGGCGCCATCACCTCCTCGCGCTGCACCAACGAAGAGGTCTACGTCGTCCAGAAGATGGTCCGCGCGGCCTTCGGCAACAACAACGTCGACACCTGCGCCCGCGTCTGCCACTCCCCGACGGGGTACGGCCTCAAGCAGACCTTCGGCGAGTCGGCGGGCACCCAGGACTTCCGTTCGGTCGCCGAGGCCGACGTCATCATGGTGATCGGCGCCAACCCCACTGACGGGCACCCGGTGTTCGCCTCCCGGATGAAGCGCCGGCTGCGCGAGGGCGCCAAGCTGATCGTCGTCGACCCGCGCCGCATCGATCTCGTGCGCTCGCCGCACGTCGAGGCCCAGCACCACCTTCAGTTGAGGCCCAGCACCAACGTGGCCGTGGTCAACGCGATGGCCCATGTCGTCGTCACCGAGGGTCTGGTCGACCGCTCCTTCGTGGACGCCAGGTGTGAAGGCTTCGACGACTGGGCGGAGTTCATCGCCCGGCCGGAGAACAGCCCGGAAGCGGTGGAACCCGTCACCGGCGTCCCGGCCGCCGAACTCCGCGCCGCCGCACGGCTGTACGCCGAGGCCCGCAACGGCGCCATCTACTACGGCCTCGGCGTCACCGAGCACAGCCAGGGCTCCACCATGGTCATGGGAATGGCGAACCTGGCGATGGCGTGCGGCAACATCGGCCGCGACGGCGTCGGTGTGAACCCGCTGCGAGGACAGAACAACGTCCAAGGGTCCTGCGACATGGGATCGTTCCCGCACGAGCTCCCGGGCTACCGGCACGTCTCCGACGACGCGGTGCGCACCGTCTTCGAGAACCTCTGGGGCGGAACCCTCCTCGCGGAACCGGGACTTCGCATCCCCAACATGTTCGACGCGGCCATCGACGGAACCTTCCGCGGACTCTTCGTCCACGGCGAGGACATCGCCCAGTCCGACCCCAACCTCCAGCATGTCACCGCCGCGCTGAAGGCCATGGAACTCGTCGTCGTACAGGACCTGTTCCTCAACGAGACCGCCAAGTTCGCCCATGTCTTCCTGCCCGGGGCGTCCTTCCTGGAGAAGGACGGCACCTTCACCAACGCCGAACGCCGTATCAACCGCGTCCGCGCGGTCATGAAACCCAAGACGGGCAAGCACGAGTGGCAGATCGTCAGTGAGATCGCCACCGCCATGGGCTATCCGATGGCCTACGACCATCCGAGCCGGATCATGGACGAGATCGCCTCGGTCACCCCGACGTTCACCGGCGTCTCCTTCGACCTCCTCGACAAGCTCGGCAGTGTCCAGTGGCCGTGCAACGAGGAGGCTCCGGAGGGGACGCCCATCATGCACGTGGACGAATTCGTGCGCGGCAAGGGCAAGTTCGTGGTCACCTCCTATGTGCCGACCAACGAGCGCAGCACCCGGCGCTTCCCGCTGGTCCTCACCACCGGACGGATCCTCAGCCAGTACAACGTCGGCGCGCAGACCCGGCGTACCGGCAACGTCGCCTGGCACCCCGAGGACATCCTGGAACTGCATCCCCATGACGCCGAGGACCGCGGCATCAAGGACGGTGACATGGTCACCCTGGCCAGCCGCGTCGGGCGGACGACCCTGCGCGCGGAGATCTCCGACCGGATGCCGACCGGCGTCGTCTACACCACGTTCCACCACCCGGTGACCGGGGCCAACGTGGTGACCACGGAGAACTCCGACTGGGCCACCAACTGCCCCGAGTACAAAGTGACCGCCGTCCAGGTGGGGCTCGCCCGCCCGGACCGGGCCGACGAGGACGAAGTGGCCGGGAACGACCTCGTGACGGTGGTGGACTGAGATGACAGCGACCGTGCCGTCCGAGCTCCGGATGGCGAACGACATCGCCCGCAACCTCGGCCATCTGCCGGGGGAGCGGGCCGCCGAGGAGATCGCGGGCCACATCGGCAGGTTCTGGGACCCGCGCATGCGCACCAGGCTGTACGAGTTCGTGGACGCCGGCGCGGAGGGTCTCGACCCTCTGGTGGTGGCCGCGGTGAAGCTCCTGCGCTGAACAGGCCGCGCCTGCGCCCGCCGCGGGGACGTGCGGCGGACGCAGGCGCTCTCATGCCGGTCGGCATACA
Above is a window of Streptomyces sp. NBC_00490 DNA encoding:
- the frc gene encoding formyl-CoA transferase, encoding MTRALEGVRVLDMTHVQSGPSATQLLAWLGADVVKVEAPGGDITRRQLRDVPGVDSLYFTMLNCNKRSVTLNLKSERGRELLTGLIRRSDVMVENFGPGAVERMGFTWDRIREINPRIVFASIKGFGEGPYTGFKAYEVVAQAMGGSMATTGFADGPPMATGAQIGDSGTGIHAVAGILAALFQREHTGRGQRVNVAMQHAVLNLCRVKLRDQQRLEHGPLPEYPGDDFSDDVPRSGNASGGGQPGWAVKCAPGGPNDYVYVIVQPVGWPPLAHLIGRPELADDPEWATPEARLPKLAKMFQLIEEWTATLPKWQVLHQLNTHDIPCGPILSTKEIIEDPSLAANEIVVEVDHPQRGRFTTVGNPLKLSDSPTHITPSPLLGQHTEEILIGELGIEKAELPLLKAQGVI
- a CDS encoding beta-class carbonic anhydrase, whose translation is MSTHASRTAPPVGDSVIDRLVESNRAYAAGFVDPGMDARPVLRVAVVACMDARIDLHAALGLQLGDCHTVRNAGGVVTDDTIRSLTISQRALGTRSVVLIHHTGCGLQTLTEEFRHELEMEVGQRPAWAVEAFRDVDQDVRQSIRRVRTSPFLPHTDDVRGFVFDVTSGLLREIDAEA
- a CDS encoding GntR family transcriptional regulator, whose protein sequence is MPDTPTVAARGPIARPAPLRQAVYDALTELIINGSLKPGQHLVEADLAEHLGVSRQPIREALQRLHTAGWVDLRPAQGAFVHCPTAEECAQLLSVRAVLETHSARGAAQHATPADVARLRELQRTGLTALAAGDARAIVEANAALHAHITHLSRNAVLAELIPQVDRRVRWYYMPIAKPRGTDAWSEHALIIEAIADRDPEGAEELMRRHTANTTDFYCEQIAAMAGRGA
- a CDS encoding acyl-CoA dehydrogenase family protein yields the protein MSYRTTLAEVLTRAVAPCAELTGAEGRFPRGAVTALGATGLLGLTVATEFGGAGLGLPEAAEVVARTARVCPATSTVLQAHYAAVAVIEPYGSDWVRGEIAAGRHLASLALAEDGTGGCGEEAQLLTPRCTAVRSGGVVALRARKRQVVAAGEADSYLWSSRPLGARDGLSLWGVPAHAPDLFVPARPDSVAPSGSATSTVLADPVLVPADAMLGEDGGGLDIVLRTVLPWLLELRAAAGAEGPRLVAADVVRRPVESLAPS
- a CDS encoding GntR family transcriptional regulator, with protein sequence MREALTAAASRRVTRPAPLRQAVYDALTELIINGSLKPGQHLVEAELAEHLGVSRQPVREALQRLQTAGWVDLRPAQGAFVHSPTEEEAAQLLGVRSVLETYSAQLAAQNARAEDIERLGELQQEGVDALAEGDVERLVAANTSLHAFVTSMAANDVLAELLAQVGQKVRWYYTPIAKPRGKEAWNEHTQLIKAIAKGDADRAGEVMRKHTERTSDFYRKQIASGSNQA
- a CDS encoding NAD(P)H-dependent oxidoreductase subunit E, with translation MTTSGSDVTVESVVRRVVADHRGQRGALLPALHAVQAELGHVPQEAVPVLADELNLSRADVHGVVTFYHDFRREPAGRTTVRICRAEACQALGADRLVSYAREAGLTLGETTPDGSVTVEQVFCLGNCALGPSVEANGRLYGRVGPARLGSILNGTV
- a CDS encoding formate dehydrogenase beta subunit yields the protein MNNSSPADASVGATAGSPADIPDGAPSHCATTVYVPRDSAARSVGADEVAAALQRAATRGDFAVDVVRNGSRGMLWLEPMVEVATPRGRVGYGPVTPEDVDGLLAAGLLDGADHPLRLGLVDELPWLARQNRVTFARVGVIDPLSPRDYVEHGGLAGLRAALALAPADVVAEVTESGLRGRGGAGFPAGIKWKTVLECADELKFVCCNADEGDSGTFADRMVMEGDPFLLIEGMTIAAHAVGASEGYLYIRSEYPDAIATMREAIELARGQGWLGKGVLGSALDFDLHVRVGAGAYICGEETSMLESLEGKRGMVRAKPPIPAIEGLFGKPTVVNNVLTLTTVPTVLANGAKAYQDLGVGRSRGTQVFQLGGNIARGGIVETAFGITLRELIEEYGGGTHTGRPVRTVQVGGPLGAYLPDSLFDLPMDYEAFAEAGAMLGHGGIVVFDDTVDMAAQARFAMEFCAEESCGKCTPCRVGSVRGVEVIDKIVAGTHRDENLALLEDLCDLMTDGSLCAMGGLTPMPVRSALTHFSDDFHGGRRLLEIQPVNATGVRTEGTA
- the fdhF gene encoding formate dehydrogenase subunit alpha translates to MSLLKEPDYGTPEQPGPATVSVEIDGLPVSVPEGTSVMRAAAQAGVEIPKLCATDSLEAFGSCRLCVVEIDGRRGTPASCTTPCSDGMKVTTQTPKVEKLRQGVMELYISDHPLDCLTCPANGDCELQDMAGVVGLRQVRYGYEGENHLDAEKDTSNPYFDFDPSKCIACSRCVRACGEVQGTFALTIEGRGFDSKVSAGAGESFMDSECVSCGACVQACPTSTLQERSVVELGMPTRSVVTTCAYCGVGCSFKAELRGDELVRMVPYKDGGANEGHSCVKGRFAFGYATHPDRQLKPMVREKITDPWREVEWDEAIGTVARRMRELQDRYGTSSVGAITSSRCTNEEVYVVQKMVRAAFGNNNVDTCARVCHSPTGYGLKQTFGESAGTQDFRSVAEADVIMVIGANPTDGHPVFASRMKRRLREGAKLIVVDPRRIDLVRSPHVEAQHHLQLRPSTNVAVVNAMAHVVVTEGLVDRSFVDARCEGFDDWAEFIARPENSPEAVEPVTGVPAAELRAAARLYAEARNGAIYYGLGVTEHSQGSTMVMGMANLAMACGNIGRDGVGVNPLRGQNNVQGSCDMGSFPHELPGYRHVSDDAVRTVFENLWGGTLLAEPGLRIPNMFDAAIDGTFRGLFVHGEDIAQSDPNLQHVTAALKAMELVVVQDLFLNETAKFAHVFLPGASFLEKDGTFTNAERRINRVRAVMKPKTGKHEWQIVSEIATAMGYPMAYDHPSRIMDEIASVTPTFTGVSFDLLDKLGSVQWPCNEEAPEGTPIMHVDEFVRGKGKFVVTSYVPTNERSTRRFPLVLTTGRILSQYNVGAQTRRTGNVAWHPEDILELHPHDAEDRGIKDGDMVTLASRVGRTTLRAEISDRMPTGVVYTTFHHPVTGANVVTTENSDWATNCPEYKVTAVQVGLARPDRADEDEVAGNDLVTVVD
- a CDS encoding formate dehydrogenase subunit delta, whose amino-acid sequence is MTATVPSELRMANDIARNLGHLPGERAAEEIAGHIGRFWDPRMRTRLYEFVDAGAEGLDPLVVAAVKLLR